The Candidatus Neomarinimicrobiota bacterium DNA window AACCTACCACTAGAATAGCTTCTTCTGTGGTCAAGTTGTCCAGCTGATTGAGTAATCGCATCAAAAGCGGTTTTCCCGCCACTTTCACCATGCATTTCGGCATCCTCTCTGTATAAACACCGAGGCGACTGCCGGAACCGGCAAGAAGGACCACTGCTTGTTTAGAACCTCTCAATTTTTCAGTTCAGACGAGATGATGGCTCCGTCGTCTTTGGTATAATCCCACTCTTTAACAGGTGTCCGCCAATCACCATAGCGAAACGTGAGATAATTTTCAACATCTCTCGGGACGGTATAATCCTTATTTCGAAAGGTGATTATTTTTGTTTCATCATAGAAATGGGCCGGAACTGCTTTCTTTGTATACAGTTTGGGCCCACCGCAAGACCAGACGTAATCATTGTCCTGAAGCGTTGCGATAAAACAGTCCATGGTCACCTTCCCTTTTTTCAGGAAACCATCTTTCTGGAAAACTTTCACGATTCTCTTCTCACCTTTTTTCAAAGGTGGATCAACGAATTCCTGACGGCGAGTTCGGGCAAGATAGCCTGTGAACCGAATTTTCCACATTGCCCGAGGGAGTTTTTTCACATCGGGACGAAAGATGCGCAAGTCGAGGTCTGTGTCCCACGGCAAGAGCCTTTCTTCTCTCACAATGCCTAAAAGCGTTCCAGCTGTAAGACAATACTTGATATCGCACAGCTCAAAGATCCTCGTTACAGTCTCTAATAATTGGAGAGCTGACTCTGCATTTTCACCTTCCAGTCTGTGTGCTGACCCCAAAGCTAATTGTTCAAAAAATCTGTGATAGAAGCAACAATCCTTTCCCCAGCTTTTCCATCGCCGTAAGGATTATCGCCATTCCATTCAGGTGAATCATTTGCCCATGAGAAATTACTTTCGATGTCAGCGCCCACAGTCTTGGCGAAACCAGCTTTCACCCCTTCCGGCCGCTCCGTCTTATCACGACACACCAATACCTTTTTCCGAAATGCCGCACACTCCTCCTGAATGCCGCCTGAATCTGATATCACAAAGCGAACTTCACTTAATAGTCTGAGCAACTCCTCATAAGATAACGGTTCAATGACTTTGACTGAATTGAGAAGATCCCGGTGCTTCATCACCTCCGGATTTGGATGCATGGGAAAGATGAATTCCAGGTTGCTGTGAGAAGATGCAAGGCGTTCGATCTGCCGAAACATCTCCGCCATGGTTTCCCCAAAGTTCTCCCGTCTGTGAAGCGTTATTAAAACCTTATCTCCGTATTTCACTGGAAAGTTGTACATCAGACAAGCGTCCACTACTGTGTTTCCGGTAACAAGAGTACCCTTACATCCTTCTGCTTCGAGATTTTCTTTTGCAGTGGCGGTGGGTGCCCAGTTGAGCTGTGCCACCCTTGAAATGATTTGGCGGTTCAGCTCTTCAGGAAAAGGTGCATTTAAATCGTGCGTCCTGAGGCCCGCTTCTACATGCCCCACTGGAATACGCTGGTAGAAAGCGGTGAGAGCCACTGCCGCCGCTGTTGTGGTGTCCCCTTGAACCACTACCAGCCGGGGAGCTTCACTCTGTAGAAGGGGCTCTGTTTCAACCATAACACGGTGCATCACCTCCGCCGAGGATTGTCCCTTGCGCATGATATTGAGCTGAATATCCGGCATGGGTACCAAATGTGCTACATCCTTAAACAGTTCATCATGCTGGCCTGTAAAAAGTGTTTTTAAAGGGATATCCTCTGATGTCAGTGACTCAATTACCGGTGAAAGTTTGATCACCTCCGGGCGTGTACCAAAACAGACGAGTACCTTCATTTCCTCTATTGAGTCAGTCAACGCTCACCCTGGTAATTTCACCAAACTGCACCTCATAGAGCTGTTTGTAGTGCCCCCTTTTCTCAATCAGTTCTTTGTGTGTACCCGTTTCCACAATCTTACCTTTACTGAGAACAACTATTTTATCCGCATTCACCACTGTTGATAAACGATGAGCAATAACAAAAACAGTGCGATCCTGCATCAACCTTTCGATAGCTTGCTGAACCTTTTTTTCAGACTCGCTATCAAGAGATGAAGTGGCTTCATCCATGATAAGAATGGGCGGATTCTTGAGAAGCGCTCTTGCAATGGCCAGCCGCTGTTTTTGTCCTCCCGAAAGTTTCACGCCCCGATCACCGATGACTGTATCAAATCCCTGAGGCTGAGTTTCGATAAAATCGAGGG harbors:
- a CDS encoding ATP-binding cassette domain-containing protein, with product LDFIETQPQGFDTVIGDRGVKLSGGQKQRLAIARALLKNPPILIMDEATSSLDSESEKKVQQAIERLMQDRTVFVIAHRLSTVVNADKIVVLSKGKIVETGTHKELIEKRGHYKQLYEVQFGEITRVSVD
- a CDS encoding UDP-N-acetylglucosamine 2-epimerase (non-hydrolyzing), yielding MTDSIEEMKVLVCFGTRPEVIKLSPVIESLTSEDIPLKTLFTGQHDELFKDVAHLVPMPDIQLNIMRKGQSSAEVMHRVMVETEPLLQSEAPRLVVVQGDTTTAAAVALTAFYQRIPVGHVEAGLRTHDLNAPFPEELNRQIISRVAQLNWAPTATAKENLEAEGCKGTLVTGNTVVDACLMYNFPVKYGDKVLITLHRRENFGETMAEMFRQIERLASSHSNLEFIFPMHPNPEVMKHRDLLNSVKVIEPLSYEELLRLLSEVRFVISDSGGIQEECAAFRKKVLVCRDKTERPEGVKAGFAKTVGADIESNFSWANDSPEWNGDNPYGDGKAGERIVASITDFLNN